One Cellulomonas sp. WB94 genomic window, GGTGACCGCGTCGATGGCGCCGTCCCACGTGAACCGCTCGCCGCACCGCCGACCGTGCCCCGGCAGGTCGACCGCGACCGCCGGGTGACCGACCGCCTCGACGGCCGCCACCTGGGCGCGCCACATCGTGCGCGAGGTACGCAGGCCGTGCAGGAACACGACGGGCAGCTCAGCGGCCATCACGCCTCCGCACGGGTCGCAGCAGACCCGACCGGCGGCCTGGTCCCCGTCCGAGGTTAGCGTCGAGACGACGACGGCCCGGCAGGGGATCTGTCCCCGGCCGGGCCGTCGTGCGTGTCGTGCTGGTGCTGCTCAGGCCTCTTCGGTGTCGGCGGCCTGCGCCTTGGCGCCACCGGCCGGCACGAAGCCAGCGGCCTCGGCGGCCTCGGCCGTCGCGAACCAGACCTCGGCGACGGTCGCGTCGTACCACTGCGAGCCCTCGACGTGGTACTTCATCGAGTCCTCGTTGCCCTTGACCGTGAAGCCCTCGGGCACGTCCTCGCCCTTGTACGAGCCCTCGCCGTACGGCTGGGTGCTCGCGGACTCCTCGACGACCTCGGCCGGCGCGTCGACGACGGTCGCCGGGGCGGCCTTCTTCGGGGCCGACTTCTTGGCGGCCTTCTCGGCCTCCTTGACGACAGCCTGCTTCGGCGAGAGCGGCTCGAGGACGAGCTCGATCACGGCCATGGGCGCGTTGTCGCCCTTACGGGCACCGATCTTCGTGATGCGGGTGTAGCCACCCTGACGCTCCGCGACTGCGGGGGCGATCTCGGTGAACAGCGCGTGGACGACGGACTTGTCCCGAACGACGGTCATGACGCGGCGGCGCGCGTGCAGGTCTCCACGCTTCGCGAACGTGATGAGCCGCTCGGCGAGCGGGCGAAGGCGCTTGGCCTTGGCCTCGGTCGTCGTGATGCGCTTGTGCTCGAACAGTGACGTGGCCAGGTTGGCCAGGATCAGCCGCTCGTGCGCCGGACCGCCACCGAGGCGGGGACCCTTGGTGGGCGTAGGCATGATCTATTGCTCCTTGCGTTCCAGTGATGGGCTACGCGCGGCACCCGACGAGGGGTTCCGCGCAT contains:
- the rplQ gene encoding 50S ribosomal protein L17 → MPTPTKGPRLGGGPAHERLILANLATSLFEHKRITTTEAKAKRLRPLAERLITFAKRGDLHARRRVMTVVRDKSVVHALFTEIAPAVAERQGGYTRITKIGARKGDNAPMAVIELVLEPLSPKQAVVKEAEKAAKKSAPKKAAPATVVDAPAEVVEESASTQPYGEGSYKGEDVPEGFTVKGNEDSMKYHVEGSQWYDATVAEVWFATAEAAEAAGFVPAGGAKAQAADTEEA